The Dysidea avara chromosome 11, odDysAvar1.4, whole genome shotgun sequence genome includes the window TGCATGAGGGAAACTTTCATGAATTTTACAAATTGACAGCTATTCATAAGAATTGTTTCCTTGAAATATTTGCTCAATGCATTTATTAAAATGGTGCTGTTTACATGCATGACAAGTCCTAGTGAAGTTGAGCAGCACCATGTTGCTACCGTAAAGTTTCCTGAAAACATTGTCTTGATGCAAATCAGATTTAGGAACTGTTATGCCAGATCATAGCACCCAAGCATGTCACCGCCAATCCAACTGCCATGCTTTATGAAAGCATCACCACCAATATAATTAactagctatcatgcatgcatgctcatTAAAGTTTCTTGTTGACAGTGTAGCTTCAAGCCAATCACAGTGTCACAAACTTCTTAGCAAAAAGTCTCCACTATATGCACAAAAAATTTCCCCCCTTGAAAGTAAGGTTCAAAAAATCTCAAGCTAGTATATAGGTATCTCATGATCAACTGATATTTATTTGAAGGCGTATGATACAGATTAAGATGTGGTGATTTGGTACATCCATTATAATATGAATGGACTGTGTATATTACACTATACGTATGGTATACAAATGTGTATTATACATACAATTAAACACACAGCAGTTACGCTACACTTATGTTGTATATGAAGCTAGTATCTAATGTTCAAGTTAATGAATGTGACCCTGCTGTAGTAATTAATGCAGTGTTATAATTGTTGTGTAGTTAATTTGCTATAATGTGTACAACTAGTATTACTATCTTGTGTGTTTACAAAATGTCATGTTGTTACTCTAATAGCAAATAATTTATAAGGTAGGTAGCTAACCTTTTTGCAGTTGGTGATAGTAATCAATATGAAAAATTACCTCTTTAATTTCTCAACTTTGCCTAGCCTATTATGGATGTAAGTGGTCTTCTGAGTTTGTGCATGTGACTGCCTACACATATACTGACTGCCTACACATATACTGACTGCCTACACATATACTGACTGCCTACACATATACTGACTGCCTACACATATACTGACTGCCTACACATATACTGACTGCCTACACATATACTGACTGCCTACACATATACTGACTGCCTACACATATACTGACTGCCTACACATATACTGACTGCCTACACATATACTGACttaaaagctgccaatcttatttAAGATACGTAATAGACTATTTGCCTGCATGCATGAGTAGAGAAACAATAAATGTATTGGAGTAATTCATTGGTTGGCTTATAGGGAAGGTAGGGGAGCCATGTGTGGCTCTTCTCAAACAAGCTCATTGTGTCACTTGTTTTTTCCTTCTGTTTGAGGTCTAACTACATTTTGAATTGAAATTTCTATATAAAAAGGCAGCCAATTCGAAAACTAGCCACACTAATGCAAAGGATGCTGAAAAGGTGATTTTGTTCATAAAAACAATTACGTACCCACTACTACACTTTTGATATTTATTCAAATCATCTTTTATGAAACAACTGATGGATAATTTAGTATGATTTTCCTATATCCAGTCACATTATGAATCAATATAGTACAAACCACCATCAGCTACTGGGAGTAAAGGTTGTGGATCCTTCTCCAGTAGATAGGTGTACTCAGGTGCTATCAGtcagtgcaggaaaatcctcctgggacaggactagtaactcacatgaggctgtaccatgcctcacaggtgaaggtgtgggcacccaaggtcccacctggaccttcactgagacatgtacagttggcatttgcttcccagtAACACCAGGTACCTTATAATTACAGCTGGAAAGGCTGctaccacttggctatgctgcctcacacatgCACAAATGGGTTCTTATAAATCTCTGCTGAATTTTTAAAGGGTATTATAGTTTTGATCTTACTGATGCCTTATATAAAGTCACATGCTACACAATGCTAGTTCTATGGAACTTTGATGTTCTCTGCTTATGTGTTATCTGCTTTTTGCATTTAAATTTGCTTAACTTTTGTATATAACCATGCATCTGTTTTATTTAACCAATCTGTTAGTTTTATGACCACTGGAACAAATGGAAGgatcatatatatatgtaaaacTATTTTTACGCAAAATTTCTCATCATGACAATTATGTGCATAAAACTTAAAATAAAGTCAATTACAGTAGTATGATAGGAGCATAGCATGTACGAATAATTAGTGGAAACGAACATATAATTCTGAAATAttgcatttttttcttttgctaTTGATGATTTTAACTTCTCTCTTCACAACATTTTTATACCAAGAGGTTTTATCACAGATTATTTTACCACTATCATCACGCTGTACACCTCTAGGTAGGTATAGTCTAGTTATAGTGTTATTATGATGTAAGCTCCTCATTATAACCATGGTTGGCTCTTTGTATACTTCACTACCAACAGAAAATATTGTATCCTTCCATCCACAGAGTGATAACATCTTTAATGTCTTGTTCATGGTAATGGTATCGCCAATTGCTGTGGCACCATCTAAACCTATAGCATTGTTATTTAAGCGTAGTACCTCCATTGAATTATTGTGTAGCAAACTGTTTGCAATTGCCACAGCTCCTGTGGCTGTGATTTTACAATCATAAATTTGCAGATTCTTTAGTGTTTTGTTGTTGGAAATAGCATGACTAATTTCTATGGCTCCATCATCCCCGACATCATTCTCGCTCATGTCTAGTACTTTTAGTGAGATGTTGGGTAGTAAACTCTTTGCAATTGCTGTAGCTCCTGTGGCTGTGATGTTATTCTTAGCAATGTGCAATTCTCTTAGTGTGTAGGATTTTGTTATGCCTTTTGATAATATCACTGCTCCATCATCACCAAGTTTGTTGACAGAGATGTACAACTTCTCCAAACAGGTCATCATATCAGATATTGCTAATGCTTCTTGAGCTGTGAGGTCATTACTCTGCATGTCTAACACTTTCACTGTCTTAGTGTATGTTACTGTAGTGGAAATATCCCTCACACTAGTAATATTGTTAAAATCCAAATATAGAGTATGCAACTGAAGgtgagtaataatatcacaaaGAAGAAGTGATGATGCTCCAGTAAGGTTGTTGTTACAAAGATCAACTGTTGTTATTTCTAGACTGCCTGATTTCTCTTCACAAAGGTAGTGATGTAGCAGGTTCAAACCATGATCTCCAATTTTACCAATACCCAAGTGTAGTACCCTCCATTTCCTGTGTGATCTTGATAGGAAGAATCCCAGAGACACCACCTGGTGTGGGAGGAGGCTGTGCCAACGGAGGTAAATTTCATCATTATCAAATGATTTGGACAAGATGTTGCATAACTTGTCATCCTGAGCCTCTTGGAAACACTGGAACAAGTAGAGAACCTTCAATGGGTCCTTCAAAATACCTTGTGATATAGTTGTCAGAGTGTTGGATATTTCTTGCTCAGAAATTGATCCTTGTTGGAGTGGAGCAATCATCTCTTTCGAGGTCACTTGTGTGTTACTACAGTTGCTAGGATGATAACCTTGTTGCAGTTGGTGTCGATGAGTTAATCTTTGAAAGAAAGATTTGATGCGCTGACCTCTTGATAGGTACTTGACTGGTTGGGTTGGAGGAGTCAGTGAAGGGGGACTAATTGATGATTGTACAGAATCAGACCAGTGTGACACCATAGGTGTGGATGATGGTGGTGGATGACATGAACAGCTGATCTCATAATCTGATGGAACTGAATCATTGTCATCAGAAAGAAGTGGTACATTTTCGTCAGCAATATGGTAACGTTCATTACAGTCACCATCAGTATGCGTACAACCACATTGGCATGAGAGTGGTGAAGAATTGTCTGGAAGGAAATAGCTATCCCTGCAGAAATAATCCATATCACTACATGGAGTGCTCCTTGATGGATGCATCCCAAGTGTGGTTGATGCTTGATGATGTGCTAATCTCCACCTAAATAATTTTGAAGGCCTGAATGTACTAAGTAATGTTCTCCTTGACAGGTAACGTATTAGCGAGTTTGACTGTCCTATGGTTATTCCGCAGTACATGATCCACATGTTGGAAAGGCGGACACTCTTACTGTTAGGATTGGGGTCATCAGTAACTAGGAATGACTCCTTTAGGAGTTTAAGCACTTTGTCTTCTAGTAAGGTTGCTACATATTTGGCAGCAAAATATTCTTGTATTCCCAAGTGTAGGAAGTTGAAGGATTTGGTTGGAGTACCAATTTCATCTGAACAGTAACATTCAACAGATTGTAATAGTCCATAACAAGTGGGATCATCTCTGCACATGTCAGGCAAGTCATCCATTGAGAATACTATTTTGTCCTCTACAAGACCATCAAATGCAACTTTCTGAAGTTGTTGTAGTGCTTGTTGGATTGGCTGTGGTAAATGTTCCATTTTGTTGATGTGTTCTTCCTCAGCAATCTTCCATGTCCTCTTAAGATGACGACAGACAGTGTGAAGGATGAAGCTTGCAAACATTTCAGTGGCAGTTGGTGGCAGGGATCCTAGTAAACACAGGAATACTATGATTGCCATATTTAGTGGTATGTAACAAATTGCATCAATGTTGGGATATTGTTGAAAATGTCTCTTCAGGGTTTTTAGATTAGAAGGTGAGTCTTTCAAAGCATCATTGACATATTGCTCTTTGCTGGATCTCTCAAATCCAAGAACTTTTACTCTTCTGTTTACATGTTGATGTAGACAAGCTGACGCAGATGGTCTTGATGTTACCACTACTCGTGCATTAGGTAGAGTGTCCCCTTCAATGAGTTTCCTAAAGAAGGATGTGTGACGTAGTTCATTACTGAgttcatcaaatccatcaatAACAAAGGTCACTTCAGCTCCATTAGTGGTGTGTAAGTAGTTTAAAACAGGTTTTACCTGATCTGCAGGTATTGTATATTTCAGCAGCTCCTCAGTACTAGTAATCTTCTGTAAATTGGGGTCCCTTAACATTAGTAATAGTAACAGTTTATCTGATGTGAGTAGTTTATTGTTAGCCCACTGTAAACAGATCTCCTTAGCCAGTGTTGTCTTCCCAATTCCAGGGTGACCCTCTATTAGGATACTCATGGGACATTGATCATCTGAAGTGATAGGAGTGAATATTTGATGAATATGGTCCAATCTAATTGAAGAGGTTATTTCAGGTATTTTGTGTATGTCTCCCTTAGTGCGTATTCTAGCTACCATTGTGGTATCTTGTTTAGCCTGTAACTGTTTAATTTTCTGATGTATTAGAGCTAAATTTGTAAAGGATTCAGCATGAAATGGAGGCCATGGATCTTGTTCTGTTGAAGATTTCACCAATCCTTTACGTCGGTATCTTGCCTTGATATTATCAGTAGCCTGTTGTAATCCATTACCTGAAGGACCTATACATCAAACATTATTAAGATAAAGCATTGTAGTGTGTGCATTATGTAACAACATAGCAAAAAGGTTGTAGCCAAATTGACTGGTCTTTAAAATATATGATATCAATGTATCAGCCgccatactggattggaaacttctaatCTGTCCACACTTTGCACCCCTTACGTATACAGTACACAGTACGAGAGTAGATATTTTGAAAGCACATGTTTTTCTTACTGGTGAGTAGTAGATGTAccgctatcatacagtacggtagtactgtatagtagggagcACAAAGGTcaatgaaaaaacatcacccaaaaaccaggcTTGTTTTTCCCtaacaatgatgaggcagtattggttaggcctaAACTAGCACCAGTCGTAATAattttaaatggaattttcaaatagagtagggtatatagcacattgataaaattatgaaacaagctggagcagtgcatgatattaaatcacagtagaataataagaagtgttatatccctactgtgctcaagataccataatgggaATGAAGATTTGGTGATGTGAATGTGAGGTCCTGTAAAGAGTCTGTGATGTTTCagtactgtgatttaatattttgTACTACTCCAGCATGTTTCAGTActctttatcaatgtgctatggtccctactctataatATAGGCCAAAGGTGTGTGCTTGCTGTGTTTGAAGTATAACTAACTGGACTACAACTTGTTGTTGTGcattgacagctgcttgtaaataagAAAtctagtacaaacaagccctgGCAGATCCAGAGGGGGACACGTGCCCCTCTCAAAAATATGATTGAGACTTTAATAGAgaagtcagtcaaatactctaatagaacagtctcctTATGTAACAGAATCCTTCAaagtatgaaaacttgcattTGTAGCACCAACCTACCTAGCTTTGTAGTCTGCTAGGAATTTTATTTCAATTACATTCACTTGGTCCtctgtactgtagctatgtcaTCCTTATTATGACAATTTACTTTAGACTTATAGCTGAACCCGCATagaaagaaagaatggcactagaGTTAATGTTTCTCCTGAACGcacatcacaattattagttattgacttgaaagtgaagtggcatttatgcttcgctttcagccatttacacagtattacaaacaaagaacagtaggaaaagtgtctctgcaatcaatccagtcaccacggataatatggatgattcctgttaACAAACATGGGGAAGCCATCgcactactgcaaattgacatcTTGGGGCTGTCAGTAAAATGAAATAGGACAaacatgatgcatgcatgtatgttctGCTGTATGTCAGTCAGCAGTACATTCCACTGAATAAGCCCAACATTACTAGAATaatgaggataacaaaatgctttcTGTCTGAGTGGAAAAAGTCTTGTgtactaatcacgtgagtattaattaatccccacaatcgattttggcctTAATCAGCTGGTCAGTTGTAGTCCAGTCTACATTCAGATGTAGCCTGGACAATTTGCCAACTGGGCTACATTGCAATTGTGTTGTGGgtggttcctttgatctgagatgtgaaagtgttacatcataGGTATATTAATATACAagttcctaatggattggagACACCTGTTAATTATTTCCCTATCCTAGATATGGTGCCgggaaatttgttgaaatgtaCTGACTGGTGCTGTTTGGATTTCTCTCACTTGTTTGTTGGCTAGTTTGAAGGAGTAGAAATTTCTTTTACACTGTTTATTGTCTGAAATATTTGCTGATGCGTATTTGCCATTGTCATTTGTCACAAATAATATTTCTCCCAATGTCTGAAGACACGCTGTGTGCACAACACAACAGCggtactattagccaacttctcaTCACctcatttacacaaccaaagaaatgtgtgatacattgaaataaacttTATGCCAAAGTACTGCTCAACTTGAGTTAACCACAGAGTAGTGCTTGTTTTCTGATGTTTTATTGAAACAGTGAAATTACACAGCAAAACAGTGGATATCTAGTGGTGCAAAGAAACAATactgtactttttatttcttcagGAAGTTTGTACAATCATTATAAAACACCACATTTCAAACCTGACTTTTCTTATACTGTTGTTTACTACTGGCCGGtgtccctacccagtccagccttCAATTAGTATAGTTGGTAACTAACCCAGctataaacaacaaacactgatTTATAGGTGACAAGAACAGTGAAATGTTTAACAATAAAGTTTTGCACAACACAACAAGGATGGCCCATGACAAATAATACGGGTGTTTCCAATCCATATCTGGTAAATTATCTATGGTTCCATCTAGCTATGTATTTGGTTTTTGTGCTATCATGTCCACTTTGGCCTCCTAAAAAGGCTGTCTACCTCAATAGCTCAGTGAGGACTGAAAGACAACTTGTTGCCAAGTATTTTGCACTAACAGATACATGTGCAACCTAAACAAAAAACCCTAAAAGCACCTAAAGATATTCATGACCCATAAAACCTCATACttctatagtaacaaaaaatACTATTACCAGCTATAATGATGTGCAATAATAATTCAATTGTATCAATTATCATGATACTTGTATCACAATATGATAGCTTATCACGATAGTATAGGTCCAAATGATAAGATGCATAATATATTACTCTAAATTTACTAAGGCaaccaggggtggatctaggatttataaaaggggggctaactcaaggtactaatctcttagGTGGAGGTGTGTGAAGCCCACCTTGgaactagggggatctgggggcatgccccccccctcccccccaggaaatttttgcaaaatagatgttaaaatactgcaatttggagacatttccacataaaatgcatatttctccctgtagatattttatatactgcctttagatatatatggctctctgcagcatttgctaatggaaaggttcagacaaccaagcacatgatgcaccctctcacaattgcatgcatgatagaataataaaGTTGAAActagaaaaatttgaaatttgaatgatacaagattgaatctgagagcattttcaatggaaattgtgtacctgaattaagtataccagtaccggtaataactatacaagtagatgaacaagcctttaAAAAGACCAATGCACTATAGGCACAGGAatatttggaaaaattccataacagaaccgacttttatgcttacactgaatgttctattagagtagttaggtgactgttctattagagtatctcaatcttgtacacctccaatgctgatccgggtccttgttgcataacctttagcataaatccactagtaattccttggaaagatgtttataaggtgggtttatgagtatttgtattattagtgatcatataattatgctaagacaaaatatcattataatcctcaacatattgatcaagtaaagcctaaaagtgaagggggggggggggggggggggggcttcagcccccaaagcccaccccctagatctgcccctggcaACTTCCTTAGCTATGCCACTGCTATGCCATACTTAATCACAGCAAAGTGCAATCTTGTGAGTTAA containing:
- the LOC136238488 gene encoding protein NLRC3-like isoform X1 is translated as MASIPSRKTRDDRPEERDTNNHVVPYCATKWRELGLSLGVTSSQLDIISVDHPSSCEERCKVMLRIWLRLDPSATWGKLVDAIHFLDVTVVEKEADTKEDKGPSGNGLQQATDNIKARYRRKGLVKSSTEQDPWPPFHAESFTNLALIHQKIKQLQAKQDTTMVARIRTKGDIHKIPEITSSIRLDHIHQIFTPITSDDQCPMSILIEGHPGIGKTTLAKEICLQWANNKLLTSDKLLLLLMLRDPNLQKITSTEELLKYTIPADQVKPVLNYLHTTNGAEVTFVIDGFDELSNELRHTSFFRKLIEGDTLPNARVVVTSRPSASACLHQHVNRRVKVLGFERSSKEQYVNDALKDSPSNLKTLKRHFQQYPNIDAICYIPLNMAIIVFLCLLGSLPPTATEMFASFILHTVCRHLKRTWKIAEEEHINKMEHLPQPIQQALQQLQKVAFDGLVEDKIVFSMDDLPDMCRDDPTCYGLLQSVECYCSDEIGTPTKSFNFLHLGIQEYFAAKYVATLLEDKVLKLLKESFLVTDDPNPNSKSVRLSNMWIMYCGITIGQSNSLIRYLSRRTLLSTFRPSKLFRWRLAHHQASTTLGMHPSRSTPCSDMDYFCRDSYFLPDNSSPLSCQCGCTHTDGDCNERYHIADENVPLLSDDNDSVPSDYEISCSCHPPPSSTPMVSHWSDSVQSSISPPSLTPPTQPVKYLSRGQRIKSFFQRLTHRHQLQQGYHPSNCSNTQVTSKEMIAPLQQGSISEQEISNTLTTISQGILKDPLKVLYLFQCFQEAQDDKLCNILSKSFDNDEIYLRWHSLLPHQVVSLGFFLSRSHRKWRVLHLGIGKIGDHGLNLLHHYLCEEKSGSLEITTVDLCNNNLTGASSLLLCDIITHLQLHTLYLDFNNITSVRDISTTVTYTKTVKVLDMQSNDLTAQEALAISDMMTCLEKLYISVNKLGDDGAVILSKGITKSYTLRELHIAKNNITATGATAIAKSLLPNISLKVLDMSENDVGDDGAIEISHAISNNKTLKNLQIYDCKITATGAVAIANSLLHNNSMEVLRLNNNAIGLDGATAIGDTITMNKTLKMLSLCGWKDTIFSVGSEVYKEPTMVIMRSLHHNNTITRLYLPRGVQRDDSGKIICDKTSWYKNVVKREVKIINSKRKKCNISELYVRFH
- the LOC136238488 gene encoding protein NLRC3-like isoform X2 — translated: MVARIRTKGDIHKIPEITSSIRLDHIHQIFTPITSDDQCPMSILIEGHPGIGKTTLAKEICLQWANNKLLTSDKLLLLLMLRDPNLQKITSTEELLKYTIPADQVKPVLNYLHTTNGAEVTFVIDGFDELSNELRHTSFFRKLIEGDTLPNARVVVTSRPSASACLHQHVNRRVKVLGFERSSKEQYVNDALKDSPSNLKTLKRHFQQYPNIDAICYIPLNMAIIVFLCLLGSLPPTATEMFASFILHTVCRHLKRTWKIAEEEHINKMEHLPQPIQQALQQLQKVAFDGLVEDKIVFSMDDLPDMCRDDPTCYGLLQSVECYCSDEIGTPTKSFNFLHLGIQEYFAAKYVATLLEDKVLKLLKESFLVTDDPNPNSKSVRLSNMWIMYCGITIGQSNSLIRYLSRRTLLSTFRPSKLFRWRLAHHQASTTLGMHPSRSTPCSDMDYFCRDSYFLPDNSSPLSCQCGCTHTDGDCNERYHIADENVPLLSDDNDSVPSDYEISCSCHPPPSSTPMVSHWSDSVQSSISPPSLTPPTQPVKYLSRGQRIKSFFQRLTHRHQLQQGYHPSNCSNTQVTSKEMIAPLQQGSISEQEISNTLTTISQGILKDPLKVLYLFQCFQEAQDDKLCNILSKSFDNDEIYLRWHSLLPHQVVSLGFFLSRSHRKWRVLHLGIGKIGDHGLNLLHHYLCEEKSGSLEITTVDLCNNNLTGASSLLLCDIITHLQLHTLYLDFNNITSVRDISTTVTYTKTVKVLDMQSNDLTAQEALAISDMMTCLEKLYISVNKLGDDGAVILSKGITKSYTLRELHIAKNNITATGATAIAKSLLPNISLKVLDMSENDVGDDGAIEISHAISNNKTLKNLQIYDCKITATGAVAIANSLLHNNSMEVLRLNNNAIGLDGATAIGDTITMNKTLKMLSLCGWKDTIFSVGSEVYKEPTMVIMRSLHHNNTITRLYLPRGVQRDDSGKIICDKTSWYKNVVKREVKIINSKRKKCNISELYVRFH